GCGGGTTCATTCGTGCTGGGTCGCGCCGCGGCGCACCAGACCGTCCGCATCGATGGTGACCTGATCGCCGGTGTGGAACCAGGTTCCGGTGAAGCGGGCCGCGGTGGTCGTCGGGTCGTTCCAGTAGCGCGGGGTGACGTTCGGACCGCGGCAGAGCAGTTCCCCGTGACCCGCCTCGGCGCGCGGCCCGTACAGCGCCAATTCCGTACCGCCGAACGGGAATCCGAGCACCGAGTCGGTGTCGGCCGCGGCCAGCGAGTCGTCCAGGGCGAGGCCGATGCCGCTGGTCTCGGTGGCGCCCCAGACCGACCACTGCCGCGCGGCCGGGAACATGGTGCGTAATTCGGCGGCCAGATCGGCGGGGGTCGCGGGCGTGGCCGCGCGCTCGGCGCGATGGCCGGCCTTGCTGATCCGGGCGATGCCACCGGTGTCCAAGCCGTCGGCCCGCAGCGCGGCCAACTCGGGCAGCAGCCCCGCGAAGATCCGCGGCGTCGCCGACACCATGTCGATCCGTTCGGCCACAATGGCTTCCGCGAGCCCGCGGCAGTCCCTGGCCAGCACGACGGTGCCGCCCACCGCGAAAGTGGGCAAGAGCTGGTCGACGCATCCGCTGGCGTGCGCCAGCGGCAGCAAGACCAGATTGCGCAGGCCGTCGGTCGGCAGATCGAGGGCCGACACCACCGAACGTATTGCCGACAGCAGGTTTTCGTTGGTCAGCTCCACGCCCTTGGGCGCGGTGGCCGGACACAGCGGGGTCCCGCTGGTGTAGCTGAGCAAGGCCAGATCACCCAGTGCCGCACCGTCATCGATGAAGGCGGCTCCGTCGGGCAGGTCCGCGCCGCGGGCGATCTCGCGGCCGAGCACGAAATCCGCACTACTGTCGGCGATCACCTGTTCGGCCACCGCGTCCGGCAGGCCGTCGTGCACCAGCACCGGCACCGCACCGCTCAGCAGCGCGCCGAGGAAGGCCTGCACCCAGCGCACGCCCGCGGGCATGTGCACCGCGACCCGGTCGCCGTAGCCGATGCCGTGCTCCTGCAGCCCGCCCGCGATCCGCGAGGCCGAGTGCCACAGCTCGCGGTAGGTCATCCGCGGGCCACCGATCTCGACCACGGCCTCGCGAGTGGAGAACGCGTGCACCTGTAGGTCGAGCAACTCGGTGAGCGCGGGGGTCAGATTGCCGTAGCGCAACACGCCGTCGGCGCCGCGCGCCAACGGCGTATCGCGCGCATGCGGACGGGAAAGGGGGTATTCGACGAGCAACTGCGACATCCGTCCTCCGCACGCCTCGAGTCAGCAGGCAAGTGCGACTATATGACGCGCGTCACAATTTCGCGGCGATAGGCGATGAACGTGTCCTGCTTGTCACCCCCTACCCGTCACCGCCCGGTGTAGGTCGCCTTGCCCGGCCCGACCTCGAGGAAGCTGCGCACCGCGCCTTTCAGGTCGGCGGTGTCGAACAGCGCGCCCGAAACCTCGGGGGTCACCGAATCCGCATGCGCCACACCGCCGGAACGCCACGCCTCGATGATCTTCTTGGTCGCGGCGTGCGCGACGGTCGGGCCCTGGGCCAGCCGGTGGGTCAATTCCTTTGCCGCCGTGTCGACGTCGTCGTGCACCGCGTTCACCACGCCCCAGTCGGCCATGGTCGCCGCGTCGTACAGGTCGCCGGTCATCACGAATTCCCGTGCGCGCCCGGAACCGGCCCGCTCGGCCAGCCGCTGCGGGCCACCCATCGAGGGGGTCAGTCCGACAACGGTTTCCACCAGCCCGAACTTCGCCTTCGGCGCGGCCAGGATGATGTCGCAGGCCAGCGCGATCTCGAAGGCGGCGGTCAGGGTCAGCCCGTGCGCGGCGAACACCACCGGACACGGCAGCGCCTCGAGCGGATGGATGATCTGCGCGAACAGGGTGCGCCACAACTCAGCGCCCTGTTCGATGGACAACCCGTCGAAGACGTGCACGTCGACACCGCCGGACACCACCTTGCCCTCGGCGCGCAGCAGGACCGCGCGCGGCGGGTTCGCCGAGAGGTCGGCGATGTCCGCGATCAGGGCGTCGAGCATGGCCTGATCGAAGAGGTTCAGCGGCGGATGGGCCAGCGTCAGCGTGGCCACCTCCGCGCCGCCGTCGGTGCTCTGTCGTTCGAGGCGCGTGGCTTTGGTGTCTGTCATGCCCTGAGCCTAAGACCAGAATCTGCCAGACTGTTCGGGTGACCAAGTCGGTGGAAAGCGGTTCCTACGTCGAACCTGGCGAGTTCAAGCGGGATACGAACTACATCACCACCCGGATCACGGCCGACGGCCGCGACGGCTACCCGGTCGAGCCGGGCCGCTACCGGCTGGTGGCGGCGCGGGCCTGCCCGTGGGCGAACCGGACGCTGATCGTGCGCAGGCTGCTCGGTCTCGAGGACGTGCTCTCGCTCGGACTGTGCGGCCCGACGCACGACAAGCTCAGCTGGACCTTCGATCTCGATCCCGGCGGGGTGGATCCGGTGCTCGGCATCCCCCGGCTGCGCGACGCCTACCTGGCCCGGTTCCCCGACTATCCGCGCGGCATCACCGTGCCCGCCGTGGTGGACGTGCCGACCGGGCAGGTGGTCACCAACGACTACGCGCAGATCACCCTGGACTTCTCCACCGAATGGACCGCGTTCCACCGCGACGGCGCGCCGCAGCTGTATCCGGAAGCGCTGCGCGCGGAGATCGACGAGGTGAGCCTCGCGGTGTTCCGCGACGTCAACAACGGGGTGTACCGCTGCGGCTTCGCGGGCGCGCAGGACGCCTACGAGACCGCCTACGACCGGCTCTTCGCCCGCCTGGATTGGCTCACCGAACGGCTTGCGGCGCAACGCTATCTGGTCGGCGACACGATCACCGAGGCCGACGTGCGGCTGTTCACCACGCTGGTCCGGTTCGACCCGGTCTATCACGGGCACTTCAAATGCAATCGGTCCAAGCTGAGCGAAATGCCGGTGCTGTGGGCCTATGCGCGCGACCTCTACCAGACCCCGGGATTCGGCGACACCATCGATTTCGCGCAGATCAAGGAGCATTACTACGTGGTGCATCGCGATATCAACCCGACCGGCATCGTGCCGAAGGGGCCGGACCTGGCGAACTGGCTGACCCCGCACGGCCGGGAAGCGTTGGGCGGAAGGCCTTTCGGCGACGGCACCCCGCCGCCCCCGCCCGCGCCGGCCGAACAGGTGCCCGCGGGGCACCAGCCGGACTGACCCGGGCGAATCGGATCGGCTGGAACCGATCCGGCTGGGTACATCGTTGTCATGACGAGCTGAGGACTGTGGTCGCGGCGTCCGGCGGGCCGATCCGCCGGTGCCCTACAGTTTCAACCAGCAGACTGGAAGAGGAGGGTGCCGCCGATGTTCAAAGGCGCGTTCGAGAAGACGGTGGTTCAGCTGCTCGATACGGGGTCTCGCCTGCAGGCCCCCGCGGTCGCCAAGTATGTCGATCGGATCCGGCGCGCCCATCCCGACGAAACCCCGGCGCAGGTCATCGCGCGGCTGGAGAACCAGTACCTGCTCGCGGTGACCGGCAGCGGCGGCGCGGTCGGCGCGACGGCCGCGGTGCCCGGGGTCGGCACGGTCGCGGCGGTCGCCGCGGTCAGCGCCGAGACCACGTTCTTCATGGAGGTCTCGGCCCTGTTCACGCTCGCGGTGGCGGCGGTGCACGGCATCTCGCCCGACGACAAGGAACAGCGCAGGGCACTGGTGCTCGCCGTCGTCCTGGGCGAGGGCGGCATGGAGATCGTGCAGAAGACCGTCGGCACCTCGGCGAAGAACTGGGGCACGGTGTTCGCGAACCGGATCCCCGGCCTCTCCTCCATGAACGACTCGCTGCTCAAGCGTTTCATCATCCGCTTCATCACCCGGCGCGCCGCGCTGATGGCGGGCAAGGTGGTGCCCGCGGGCATCGGCGCGGTGATCGGCGGGGTCGGCAACCGCGCGATGGGCAAATCCACGATCCAGAACGCGCGCAAGGCCTTCGGGCCCGCGCCGGTGGTCTGGCCCGCCGACCGGCACCTGGTCATCGATGCCGACCCGCTCACCGCGATCGACCCGGCCAAGCCGCAACCGCCGACGACGCCGCGGTGAGCGCCGTGCGCCCACTCGCGTTCGCCGTCCGCGCGCTGACCAAGCGGTACGGGCTGGTCGCCGCGGTCGAGAACGTGAGCTTCACCGTCCCGTCGGGCAGCACCGCCGCGCTGGTCGGCCCGCGCGGCGCGGGCAAGTCGACCATCGTCCGCATCCTGCTCGGATTGCTGGAGCCGACCTCGGGGACCGCGTCGATCGGTGGGCCCGGCACACACCGGTCCCCAGCAGGCGCGAGTTCCGCGCAGATCGCCGGCGGAGTCCTGGCACCGCGCGGGATACATCCGGGCCGGACCGCCCGCGATCACCTGTGGGTGTACGCGGCGGCCGTCGGCGTGCCGGACGCGCGGGTCTACGAGGTGCTCGACCTGGTCGGCCTCGGCACGGAAGCCGGGACCAAAGGCGCGGCGCTGTCGGCCGGGCAGCAGACCCGGCTGGCCTTGGCGACCGCCCTGCTCGCCGACCCGCCGCTGCTGGTCCTCGACGAGCCGATGGACGGCCTCGACGCGGCGGAACGCGGCTGGCTGCAAGACTTTCTGCGGCGGCACGCCCAGCGTGGCGGTAGTGCCGTGGTGACCAGCGAGAGCCTGGCCGCGGTGCTGCCGGGCGCCGACGAGGTGATCGTGCTGAACGCGGGCGCGGTGGTGTACGAGGGCAGCCCGGCCCGGCTGCGGCGCGGGCACCCCGATCGGCTCGTCGTCGCCGCGTCCACCCCGATCGCGCTGGCCACCACGCTGGCCGCCCGTGGCTTCACCGACGCCGTGATCCGGCCCGACGGCAGGCTCGCCGTCGCGGAGGCCACCGAAACCGAGATCCGGGACGCGGCCGCCGCGGCGCAGGTGCGGCTGGACAGCGTCGTGCCCGACCTGATCCACCCCGACCGGGTGCTCGCCTCGTTGACCAGACCGCCGAGCCCGGCGCCCGCGCACTACCCGGGCCTGTCCGGTACCGCGGCCCCCACCCCGCCGATGCCCTACGGGATTCCACGATGATCATCACCCTGCCGCCCGACCTCGTTCCGTCCGTCAACTCCGAGGTCCGCAAGGTCGTCACGGCCGGGCCGAACCGGATCCTGGCGGGCCTGCCCCTGGCGCTGACGCTGATCGCCACGGTGGCCACGGCCCTGCTGGCGGGCAAACCGGATCCCAAGGGTGAACCCGTCACCGGCGCCGCGACCAACGGGCTGTACGTCGGCCTCGCCGCGGTCACGCTGGCCGCCCTGGTGTTCGGGGTGCTCGGCAGCGGCGCGGAATTCCGGCACCACTCGATGCCGGTGACCGCGCTGTTCAGCGCGGACCGCGACCGGCTCGCCGTCGCGAAACTGGTCGTCACCGGCGTATGCGCGGCCCTCACCGCGCTGGCCGTGGAAGTGGTCGCGCTCGCGGCGCTGTTCGGCTTCGGGCGTGGCAAATTCCAGGCCGGCCTGGACTTGTTCGCGGTACTCGGGGGCGGGCTGCTCGCCGCGATCTGCTGGTCCCTGATCGGCGCCGGGCTCGGGTTGCTGCTGCGTTCGACGTCCACGGCGCTGCTCGCGGTGTTCGGCTGGCTGATCATCGTCGAACCGTTGGTCTGGGTGGTCGCGCACAGCCTCGGCATCGACGGGTTCGTCACGCTGCTGCCGGGTTCGGCCACCATCAGCACCATCGCTATCGGCTCCTTCGCCGACAACCCCTTCCTCGCCCCCGGTCCGGTCGGGGTGGTGGTCCTGCTGCTGTGGACCGCGGGCCTCGCCGGCGCGGGCTGGTGGGCGCTGCGCACGCGCGACCTCTGACCCCGCCGGGAACAACGACGTGTCGGTAGGCGTCGTTACCGTGGATGGCTATGGGCGGGGTTGTCGAAGCGAAACAACCCACCGGGTCCGCTGAGCGCGCGCCCGGTGGTCCCGGCTGGATTCGCCGGCTGTGGGCGGAGAGCCGCACCCATCCGGGCACCCTCGCCGGTCTCGCGGTCACGATGCTGGGCGGCGCCGCGGTGGAGATCACCGCCCCGCTGCTGACCAAGCGCGCGGTCGACGCCGCCGGGCACGGCGCCACCTCCGTCATCGGGGTCGTCGCGCTGCTGCTGCTCCTGGTCGCCGCCGCACGATTCGCGGCCGGGTTCGGCCGCCGCCTGCTCGCGGGGAAACTCTCGCTGGACGTGCAACATTCGCTGCGCGTCGATCTGCTCGCCTCACTGCAACGGCTGGACGGCACCGGCCAGGACGCGATCCGCACCGGCCAGGTGGTGTCGCGCTCGATCACCGACCTGCAACTGGTGCAGGGCTTGCTCGCGATGGCGCCGCTGTCGGGCATGGCGGTACTGCAATTCCTGCTGGCCGCCGTGGTGATGGTGTGGTTGTCACCGCCGCTGGCCGTGGTCGCGTTGCTCGTGGTGCCCGCGATCGGGCTGGTCGCGTACCGGGTGCGGCCGCGGCTCTACGCGGCGACCTGGTCCGCGCAGCAGCGCGCCGCCGACGTCGCCCAGCACGTCGAGGAGACCGTCACCGGTGTCCGGGTGGTCAAAGGCTTCGGGCAGGAGGCCCGCATGGTCGACGTGCTCGAACGGCACAGTCGCACCCTGTACGCCGAACGGATGCGCGCGGCCCGGATCGATTCCCGGTTCGCCCCGACCGTGGCGGCCATTCCGCAGCTCGGCATGGTCGGCGTGATCGTGCTCGGCGGCTTCCTCGCGCTGCACGGCTCGATCGGGATCGGCACCT
This genomic stretch from Nocardia brasiliensis ATCC 700358 harbors:
- a CDS encoding ATP-binding cassette domain-containing protein, producing the protein MSAVRPLAFAVRALTKRYGLVAAVENVSFTVPSGSTAALVGPRGAGKSTIVRILLGLLEPTSGTASIGGPGTHRSPAGASSAQIAGGVLAPRGIHPGRTARDHLWVYAAAVGVPDARVYEVLDLVGLGTEAGTKGAALSAGQQTRLALATALLADPPLLVLDEPMDGLDAAERGWLQDFLRRHAQRGGSAVVTSESLAAVLPGADEVIVLNAGAVVYEGSPARLRRGHPDRLVVAASTPIALATTLAARGFTDAVIRPDGRLAVAEATETEIRDAAAAAQVRLDSVVPDLIHPDRVLASLTRPPSPAPAHYPGLSGTAAPTPPMPYGIPR
- a CDS encoding ABC transporter permease, which encodes MIITLPPDLVPSVNSEVRKVVTAGPNRILAGLPLALTLIATVATALLAGKPDPKGEPVTGAATNGLYVGLAAVTLAALVFGVLGSGAEFRHHSMPVTALFSADRDRLAVAKLVVTGVCAALTALAVEVVALAALFGFGRGKFQAGLDLFAVLGGGLLAAICWSLIGAGLGLLLRSTSTALLAVFGWLIIVEPLVWVVAHSLGIDGFVTLLPGSATISTIAIGSFADNPFLAPGPVGVVVLLLWTAGLAGAGWWALRTRDL
- a CDS encoding class I adenylate-forming enzyme family protein translates to MSQLLVEYPLSRPHARDTPLARGADGVLRYGNLTPALTELLDLQVHAFSTREAVVEIGGPRMTYRELWHSASRIAGGLQEHGIGYGDRVAVHMPAGVRWVQAFLGALLSGAVPVLVHDGLPDAVAEQVIADSSADFVLGREIARGADLPDGAAFIDDGAALGDLALLSYTSGTPLCPATAPKGVELTNENLLSAIRSVVSALDLPTDGLRNLVLLPLAHASGCVDQLLPTFAVGGTVVLARDCRGLAEAIVAERIDMVSATPRIFAGLLPELAALRADGLDTGGIARISKAGHRAERAATPATPADLAAELRTMFPAARQWSVWGATETSGIGLALDDSLAAADTDSVLGFPFGGTELALYGPRAEAGHGELLCRGPNVTPRYWNDPTTTAARFTGTWFHTGDQVTIDADGLVRRGATQHE
- a CDS encoding enoyl-CoA hydratase/isomerase family protein, encoding MTDTKATRLERQSTDGGAEVATLTLAHPPLNLFDQAMLDALIADIADLSANPPRAVLLRAEGKVVSGGVDVHVFDGLSIEQGAELWRTLFAQIIHPLEALPCPVVFAAHGLTLTAAFEIALACDIILAAPKAKFGLVETVVGLTPSMGGPQRLAERAGSGRAREFVMTGDLYDAATMADWGVVNAVHDDVDTAAKELTHRLAQGPTVAHAATKKIIEAWRSGGVAHADSVTPEVSGALFDTADLKGAVRSFLEVGPGKATYTGR
- a CDS encoding glutathione S-transferase family protein, with amino-acid sequence MTKSVESGSYVEPGEFKRDTNYITTRITADGRDGYPVEPGRYRLVAARACPWANRTLIVRRLLGLEDVLSLGLCGPTHDKLSWTFDLDPGGVDPVLGIPRLRDAYLARFPDYPRGITVPAVVDVPTGQVVTNDYAQITLDFSTEWTAFHRDGAPQLYPEALRAEIDEVSLAVFRDVNNGVYRCGFAGAQDAYETAYDRLFARLDWLTERLAAQRYLVGDTITEADVRLFTTLVRFDPVYHGHFKCNRSKLSEMPVLWAYARDLYQTPGFGDTIDFAQIKEHYYVVHRDINPTGIVPKGPDLANWLTPHGREALGGRPFGDGTPPPPPAPAEQVPAGHQPD